DNA from Alnus glutinosa chromosome 2, dhAlnGlut1.1, whole genome shotgun sequence:
gaactatttggtttaattatatatatagcaccaagtttgtttaattatgcatatagtacaatatgtaaattaggttagggtttacgtacttattagtatactatatatatataaataaggaacctaaaaagcataaattccaagtatagaatttacatatagctttcaaacctaattttatgtgtataagctatgtacaccgtattttcacagatttgtatggttaataagataaggagttttttttttttttttttttcaaaaaatgaacacaacacaatttttttttaatatatttttgggaaaaaataacagtttgacacgtgtaataatacacgtgtccaattggacacgcgtccaattggacgagtgtatttttacacgcgtccaaatggacacgtgtaataatacacgtgtccaattgtaaTACCCGGAAAAGACACCCCACTTAAGCtattaaaatatgtgcataagtataaggcttaagaattgctcttagtctaattaagttatgcatgtagagagttagatcagtaaagttaaatcgatcgagcgactttttggtcgatcgagcgattataggtcgaagtcgatcgagcgactttattttcgatcaagcgacttcgcccagtgcagtgcagtttccactaattgcaaaaattgatttttccacctaatgatttgggacccacacgtggtacttgatgccaaacaatcatgcccatatttagttagcctagttagtccattttggttgaagcccaactagatttccttagatatcatgcaatcatggactaagatatggaatagttacctatgagatttgagctatggatttgaggtgttggctggctcaaatccggccattgagatgatgatttgttggttaaatctcagcccttcaagagtgctatatataggttgcatggggagttgattttcatgaagaagaaacaaaactctagccaaaactTTCTCTTACTCTAATGCTGtagaagtagcacgaaaatcctccattttcacctcactttccagcacctagcaagtcaaattaagctccaaaaccaccttcattctcccacaaaatcagtagtagagtgtgagtggaaacctcctttgttttgagactaagaaaccaagctttgcaagtggaattctcttggacagcaactctcctccactctttaagttattggggaactttgggtgagtattttctcccttaaacttctcataagatcaaatagttctattgttatttgaaatcatgacttgctcttgcttttaattatgcatgttgtatgaaaagttggctaacttacatgtgagtatatgtgtaagcatgtggatgagtatttactacatgagattagtaatttagaatgggtaaattgtgttttaaaaatggatcaagaaatgtaagtgtgagagtatatatgttgaggttttgatatatatatatatatatatatatataaataaataaaaagaaaagaggtgagcaatatctaggtgtgtgtgttataaggatgtgtgaattaaagaagagtaaaatcatatgtgtgcttgattatatgacaatgtatcctTATTTTAAGGTGTGTTATGTGATGGACAATTCTAGTAGTGCTAATATAAGAGTTGGTGAGTAAgcactaaaatagataaataagagatcatgtttaatctgtagccgttgcaatttctaggaagaggtctagtaataataatgatttcataagaatgctttattaattcgCTATCATCCTATGATggttgttatgcagttgtaaaggaaaatatttggagcagaaactagtaagtatctctatacttactgaggaggaagctggttgatttttcctataatattatgtttactgccTTATTTACTTGgttgcgcatgtggttttgcatattttatcattttaataatctgtctaataacaagctgttggatctagatccacagtgggtacgcgaggcttcacatgagttcctaggttctcagtgaatgaggagatacctgaaaagagaataataaatacaaaaactggtgtacctaggtcaccagggattccgaggtttccaggagcctaggctcctaaagaaaataattaaaagttaaagggaggaagcccaggcttcaaataacacgttaaccgtgcctaggccaacagaggagtgaaaaaagggaaatacctaaaactatacccttaaaactgtcattgctttatgattacgtttatgttcattttatgtctatgactcgcgatcatggattatattttgtatatacatgtgattatatggccattgcattgtattgcattaattaaataaatcagcactcatattattattgaaaacagcggactcagtttagtgtttatgttgttttcttctctttgtatggtatttgtaatggtttaggctatgaagaagaagaagactatcaggactatcccgccacctagatggttcctggttcagcttttgtaaggctggatagcctatattttgggactaccctgttgtagtccattagcctaacttaaggcAGTTCTTATAATTCTccagttatatgtagatatttggcttgtatgattatctagccctgtgaggcatgactgatattactgtttgtataattatgctaactggcttatatatattttgagatatttcagtagtagctctgaggtgtcaacctattcccaatttacattacatttattccgttgccaataattacttctgataagttagtaatgtcttgtgaaaattcaaaaaatttcacttacgctttttgtaaaagcggggcgttacaccaaTTGGGCAcgagtattaaatacacgcgtccaattgtgaagatggtacaattagacacgtgtctcagaagacacgtgtcaaattagacGCATGTCTACagtttgtaaaagcggggcgttacaccaaTTGGGCATgagtattaaatacacgcgtccaattgtgaagatggtacaattagacacgtgtctcagaagacacgtgtcaaattagacgcatgtctacagtaaccggtactgtagacacgcgtccaattatgtgattttttgtagtgcctcaACTCTCTAGAAAGGCTTTTACTCGAGCTAGTTTCTTAACACATCCCAAAAGCAAAATTTTCCCGCTTTCCTAATCACTTTCATCTTTATATAACGtcacaaccaaaaaaataaaaaacgtacCTCGTAAAAAGCTAGCATTAGCACGACCGCAAATATATGTATGTTTTACAAGTGGGACAACCTCTATTCATTTGTGTTGTATATACTAACCAACCCCACTTCTGTCATGAGGGGCTAATATGTACGTCTTCATTATTGTTTCACTGTCCCAAAAATCCGTCACCATTTTGAAGCCATTAACATTTGCCATGATGGTCTGGATTTTATGTGAACTTTGTGATTTCCTTTTCAGGTACCAAATATTGCTGGCCATGTCAGAGCATGTTCAAAGTTTGACATATGAAAACTAAGATTGGGGCTTCTTTTTGGGATTGATTTCGAATTATATCGCCCTCTTACCATACACGAATTAAGATTCCTTGTAATTTTCTATTTATCCCAATAGCTTGTTTGTAATGAACAGTTGATAATGAGCCACGTCAACCACCATAAAAGAATAAgtcaaaaaagcaaaaataaaggGTTGATTTAGGGGGAAATGGATTCTCCCCAGTTCAAGAGTCtagggatatttttgtctttcatatttttttgaacaaaaatgtCCCTGCATTATAAGGGACTATATACTCTCTTGTTTTCTTAAACCGGAGAGAATCCTAAGACGTTTTAAGTATGATTTAGCCACCTTATTAACTATTTGAAGTGGTTTGCTAGTCCCAATAAGGCGGTCAACCACTTAATAAGAGGACAAGGGATGATCAAACCACACTAAAACATGCTTCAATAGTGACTTGACCAAATCTGTTGCCATCAACCTATTTTGAAGTGGTTAGTCAGCCTCAAAAATGTGAGTTCTTCATTTGTCCTAATTTTCAGTATCTCCAATGGATTAGGATCccatacaatttaaaaaaaatttaaaaatctcaattttctttaaaatcaagtcattttttgtcaaaatgacgtgaaaaatgttgcatattaaagatatgacatgttaactatgaaaccaaaaaaaaaaaaaaatcattccaaaagactttttattcacttttgaaaaaatgctTCTTTCTAACTAAATcgaaagacaatttttttttgtttaaagccTTTATACGACACAAAAAAGTTTTTTTGCTCTCATTTTAGCTAGATTAATTTGCTAATATGAGGCATTTTTTACATTCAGCGGATTTTCTTCCCATCACGTAAAAGATAATTTTTGCTACAGTGATTCTCACCCTGTAGAGAATTATTGTAGcaaaatgttttcaaatttttttaatctttttttttctttctctcatctctATTATTAGTCCTTCATCTCCCTCATCATTTCTCATCTATTCCATTGGGCATGTACTCGTAGATGAGCACATGCGAGCCAAGCACTAGCTGGTAGGGGAGGGTAGCCTTGTAGACGGCACTGAAGCCACTGTGGGCGAGGAGGGCAGAGGAGGAGTCTCCTCCCAAGCCCACGCGCAATGAGCAACGGTGAAGGTGACGCGTTCTTGCTCTCTCTGCTCCACAAGCAGCACCACCATATATTAATTACCACCAACATCACTAACCTTCGCCACAACAACAATCTCTGACCGTTGATCCTGACGTCGCAGCTATTGGCCCCACCCTCCCCTTCGTGACGTACACCACCATGGTTGTTCAAATATTCCAACAATCCcgatcttccttttcttctgcCTCCTCGGCCCCACTGGCTCTCTCCTCAACCTTTCCCTCCGAATTCCTAGGGTTTCCGCAAAACCCTTTCCCTCCTCCTCGGAATTAGTTTTCCGAAAATCAAATTCCACCAAATCACAGTCTCTTCGAAGACGATTCCAGAAGAGTACGGCGGTTATGGGAGAGCTTGCAGTGGAGGAGAACTATGCGATGGAAACGaatgtggtggtggtggtggtggttgagGGGGTTATGGTTGTTGTGGAGGGGTGGGGATGGGGCGGGATGGCATGTCTGTAAATGTAGTGGTGAGACAGAGTGCTCAAGGAAGAAAGGGTTGGCTGATGGATATATTAgacatttatcttaaaaaaaaaaaaaacaaatctaaaaaaaattaaagaaaagaataaaaaatctgttgaaacgtgtattaaaaaaaaaaaaattaaactaaataattaCACTTTCTATTTAGATATTCTACATAATCCTACCATGTAATTATATGTTTTTGCTCTATAGTGAAGTAGGAGCATAAGTCTAGACGTTTGCTAAAAGAGATTTTGGCGGGCCTTTACGCTGGGCTAGGTTATCATTGTATGTGGGTTAGTATATTTTGAATATTGTCCGATTATATGTGAAACAAAATAACCtgttaaaaaaaaggggggggaggAAGAGTGATGGAGTACTGGGTGTAAGTAACTGGGCACTAAGAGGCTTCTGATATTTATTTGTGCCATTTTTAAACACCAAGGATACGTCTCAACTCTCAAAGTCTCTCAATAAAGCAAATATGTATGTGAACGTGACTATTTTCTTATGGGATTAATCATTACTTTTTAACTATTACTACGCAAACTCATTCCACCTTTTTCGGAACGAGATGACAAGGTACAAATTATTCTGTATTAATTTCCAGTCCTACCCACTTTTTTTGTTTAGACCAATTAAGTATATAGTACGtaccataaataatataatgtttaaattaattaaataatcttGCCAATCTTCCTTAAATTGTTACTCTTTAAGAACTAAAAAGAGTTTTATTCGCgtaccaaaatattaaaaagataaacatTGCTAAGTAAAAgactcttttctctttctatttaGCTCCCTAAATGTGACATGCACTACAAGAAATGGGACAAGGTCGTCCTTCTTAAAACGACGTCATTCGTCAAAAAACCATCTCAAAATAAGTCataattgaatttaaaatagatcactgttgatttttttattttttattttttatttttatggaaggGTAAGTTTAAAAGCCATGTCACGTGGAGAATATGAGTCTTGcctatagcattactcaagaaaagatttaataaattttactaattaaaataaatgaggAAAACATAATTATTACAATACTAATTAATGACACAAACAAATAAGAATAAGTACCATTGCGTACtaatttttttgaagtgttaACTTTTTTTGTGTTTCAAGTTTATTAGAGGGCAATTTATAATAGTTTAGGAGGCCTTAAcctactatttttatttttattttatatccttgtaattttttttcaaggttTTTGGGGTgctgagaagaaaaaagaatagagtGACAAACACGTACCATGTGTGAGTTTTTATCTTAGAATAGttaaattaatgaaactaattAAGTATTATAAGTCCCAAATCCATCCAACAAAACtgattgcagaaaaaaaatacactaaaATATATTTCCTAACAATTTGACCAATATATGTTCATCATTATTGATATATAGAAAGTCTTAATTAAAACATCTCATATTGTGAATTAATTAAACTCGTAACCTTCACAAGctttgaatttatgttttatatgtgtgtgtgtgtttcacGGAAACTTTTAGACCCAAAAACGAATGAGATCGATTAAACAAAAACTCATTTTGAGATGATTATTTTGTGATACTGATCTGTAAATTTTATAGAATAATTCTCTCAATACAActaatttattagaaataaaacTATCTTTTACTTTTAGGCATCATTGTTAGGTAAATAGATAAAGCACCAAATTCACCAATGCTGTAAGTAAAGTCCTTCAAGATTATTTGTGTAATGGATCCAACGAGTctaaaatttgtattattatgTAAagatacactacaaaaaacttatACATTAGCGATCAAATTATTAGTTGCGACACCAATATCGTTGCTAAAGATCACTAATTAATTAGCGGAGACCTATAAAGTCAATAGTTAGTAGCGACTTTAAGGTCAGTGATAATAGTGGCCGCAAATATAAGTTAGATATTAGCATCGACTTCACATCACCGCTAATGATCCTTCATTAGTGGCGAGCCTCACATGTCGCCACTAATAATATATCTATCATAGGGGTCGCCGCTATTGGTCCAATATTAGTAGTGACCTACGGACCGCTGCTAATGTTAGGCCAATAGCGGTGGCGTGCAAAATTATTATCAGCAACAACACCAACATGTGGCCGCTAATTGTCATTTGCATCCAACTATTACCAACTGCCGCATTAGCGACAacatgtcgccgctaatgattaATAGTAGCGACAATTGCTCATCGCTAATGAGCAAGTTTTTCGTAGTttccttaaaaacttaaatggTAGTTTACGTGGTTCTTTCCATGTCAGCCACTAAAACGTGAACTGTCAAGTGGCAATTTACATGATACTTACCATGTTTATAAACTGATTTGAAAGTCTATGTAATACTTATCATGTCAACTACTAAAATGATGACCGTCATATATATAACAGCCCACGTCACactcatttttgtaaaaagtgaTTTCCCTTATCAGTTTAAAatgaattgtaataaaaattatagcactccaaatattttttgtttagatAAAGGTGTACTCGGTTTAAATAAGTTAAGCAATTACGAGAAGGCTAGGGAATGAAAATGAGATAAATTCCTTCTGACCTACTTTTTGAATCAAGATGACTACTGTATTCTGTGGATAAAAACTATTCACATaattatttagatttttttttccccaaaattttCAGCTCTGCTTGATTGAAAACGAATACTTCATTTATGTAGACAATTAGAGAACCAAGTCCACATGTATCCCCTACTCCAGGAGGGTTAAAATTGTATATATCGAAGAATCTTTATTTGGAGAACATCAACGATAGCTACGCTCAGACTTCTAGCATTGCGGAATTTCAACTCGATGGAAATTGTTTTACCAgctttaatttctattttggaGGATTTTTTGTCAGATTATAGAGTcattttacatttatgtttctttatttttgggaaaGTCTTTTCGCCTCAATATTCAAGGCCAGAGGCAACCCTGATTACGAATAAAGACAAGATTTTTAACGCACGATCGGCTGAACAAATCGATCGTGAGAATGGGAGGCTACTCTTGTGGATAAATGACAAACCCTCTCAAAGCTGCTGCTCTCCCATTAGCTAGAGATAGAACGTCCTGGTTTTGTCTTGGAGAGTATGGCAACCTAGCTCCTTGTGATCGAGGTCCTCCACCACTTTCGGTGGCTTCGCCAATGGAGGAGGGATGGTTTTTTTAACATCTCTCCTCCCTTTCCCCCCTCCGTTTGATCTCTCCGTTTCTCattgttcttcctttttttctttttctccacgAAACTCTTCAGCAGCTCCCTCTCTACCTTTGGTCCACAAAACCCTGCCTCTGCACCTTGCTCCGCAATCGTTCTTCCTCCGATGGTCGTTTTGGTATTGGGATGGTTGTAGTCTTTAGACCTGGGATGGTCTAGGACCAATCTATGAATTTCGATCACTCCCGGCTTTAGGCTAGCCGCTACACCTTGTTTCATGGGCCCTCCGCTTCCTAGGGCACCACTGCTCTTCTTTATCTGACATCCACGCACCGGCTCATGAATCTTACTCGCAAGCACGTGTCCTACAAGAGTATTGACTTAACTATCGAAGGCTTGCCACTGGTTCCTAGTTGACGTCACTCTAGTGATTCTCTCATTGTTTTACAGGTGGCCTGGTGCTCAGTTTGGCCGTGTAAAATCTTGTATCAATTTTTAACCATATTTAGAGTACTAGCTGCAGCAGCTTGtcttaaattttctttaaatttaaataactaAATTATTGTCTACTTCCCTATTCAAGTAAAACTCTACAATagctttcttattatttttctataccattctaatattatatcaaataaatgctaagaaaaaaagagaggcaaGAGAGagctatttaaatattattttaaataaatgtcaaagaaaagaaaaatgaaagagagtAAAGAGaaagtatttttataataaaataatgttaatggAAACAAAAATGCTaccctttgaattttttgtttaagaaaCACCAAAAAAGTCTATtacatgaattttatttttatttttattttctctacaAGAGTATTGACTTAACTATCGAAGGCTTGCCATTGGTCCCTAGTTGACGTCACTCTAGTGATTCTCTCATTGTTTTACAGGTGACCTGGTGCTCAGTTTGGCCGTGTAAAATCTTGTATCAATTTTTAACCATATTTAGAGTACTAACTGTAGCATCTTGTCTTAAATTTTCTTTAGATATAAGGAACCAAATTACTGTCTATTTCCCTATTCAAGTAAAACTCCACAATagctttcttattatttttctataccattttaatattctttcaaataaatgctaacAAAAAAAGAGAGGCAAGAGAaagctatttaaatattattttaaataattgtcaaggaaaaaaaaggacgaaagagagtaaaaaaaaagtatttttatattaaaataatgttaatggAAACAAAAATGCTaccctttgaattttttgtttaagaaaCACCAAAATAGTCTATTACATGAATTTCTTGTTTTTAGatctttttttctatatttaaaaaagaaaatgaaatttagaGAAAGTatgataattacaaaaaataaaaaataaaaaatcgttcTCTACAACatatataagagaaacaaataatagaTGACAAATAATAGATGGCAAATAAATAGATTCATATAATAGATAAACAAACGGTAAAACGCATGCATATAATATAGAAGGCAAATGTTAATTAAAGCCGGGCTACATTCTCGCCAGTTTCTCTAGTTAGTTTCATAAACAACGTACGGAGAAGCTAATCCATATAGGAATTCCCTACATTGGGTATCACCGTATGCCGGAGGTTGACTccccacaatatatatatatatatatatatatatatatatatatcctacaaCCTAGTCTCGATCTCTCAGGTCTCAAGCACCACGCAAGGAGGTCTGCCACCGCAGCCTTTGGCGCCACTACCGCCTCCCGGCCACCCTAGGACTATAAAGCGACCAAAAGGCATAGAATATGCAGAAACAGTGTGATAATAATAATGAACGAGGGGCAATTAAGAAAACCGTATAGTAAAGCAATGAAGCATATATGTAAAAATGAATGAAGGTCCGGCGATCTAGGTTAACATACACCACCAATAAGGAGATGGATGTACagtgaaaaacagaaaacactgTTGGACTTGGACATGAATTAACTTCTGATTTGATATGATGGAACAAACCCTACAAATCTAACAAATCTAGAAGCCACTTTACCCGACATCCGCCGCCATTTCACCTCCAAAAATCTCAGACCCTTTAAACCCTTCCTCCATTTTAAGGTATCTAAATTAAAAGAACGCCCTCCAAGGCTAcaccaaaatatattaaaagcCTGCCCATTAATTCCATTTCAATCAGATCGATCAGTACCCTCCAGCTGACAGAGATGACTGCAGCTGAAGCAGGTGGTGATAGCAGTCGGCTACAGTTGGCCTCTGCTCTGGGTTCTGGTCCAAGCACCGGTTCTGAAGCTCCCTCAGCATCTTTGGGACCCCAGCCAACCCACTTGTTTTTACCAAATACCCCACCCCCCACACGTCCACTTTCACCCCATGCAATCCCCTTCCCATCTCTGGCGCTTGCCCACCACGCGCCACCTCTCCCTCCACCCCGTGCGGATATATTTGTGGCGCACCCACTGCATCCTCAAACCCGCACACGAACCACTCGTTCTCCCTGTCGCTCCGCCGCATCACCTTCTCCCAACCCAACCCTCTGTGCATGAACGATAGGTCGTGTAGCGCCACCAAAGCCTTTGTCACGTACTTGAGAGCCTCCACAAGTTGCTCACAGTTTGTTGGCTTAATTTTGCACCCTCTGGGCTTGAACACCAATGCCAAATCTCTCTCCGATGATCGGAAAATGAATTCCGCATGTGGGATTCGGTGATCAAGATAATCGTAGATTTCCTTCACTGCAACCCATTTTCTTTTGCTCGAGAAAATTCTGGTCACCGTATTTGGTGTCATTTCCATGACATTTCCATTACCCATATCAACCCTCTCAAAATCGCTATAAGCAAATAGCTTGAAATTACCACCATTCTTGATGTTGTTGAAGCACCGGTCAGCAAGCAATGGCAATAAGCCGGCAATCCTGTAACACGGGACTAGGGCTTTGAGTCTCTCCACCGGCGAAGATAGGTCCAGTGAATACAAATCTGTCCGGATAATCCGGTCCTGCGCCCGGCTTAATGCACAAAAAGTTACCGAAGACCCAACAGCGTAGTAGCCCAATATGTAAGGAAGATCCGCATACGTCCATAAAAGTTTTTCCGCAATTGAAGACGATGGATCCAGAGCTCCCTCCCTTGATTGGTCAACCTCCTCTCCTCTCCATAAACAAAAGTTCCTGACAAAACCCGTCACGTTTGGCCATTGATCCTGCAACATCTCAGCCGACGCTGAAGAgggttttcttataaaaaccAGTTCAACCGAACAGAATTTCGACACAATCCTGTTAATGCAATCATCCCAAAGCCCAATAAACGAATCTCTACTTGTGGCGGTGGCGCCACTGATGCTAGGGTTAGCTCGGATTATTGGGCTTAGAATATCATATGTGATGGCTCTACAGTCTAAAAATTCGGTGGAGGTTGTAAAGAACAACTCTTTCTCTTGGGGCAAGTCCCTGTAAACATCTCTTCTCAGTGGAAAACGCAATTCTTCCGGTGGTGGCTCTTGTAAATACCATGAGAGCTCAAACAAGCTTGGTACTGTTTGTGGTGGAACCCTCAAACAACCTACGTAGTACTCAGTTGGGTCTTGAAATTCCCATGGAGGAATAGCTGCACCAACATCATAAAACAGCCGTACATGTTTCTAAATCACAATCTAGCTAGATATTAAGAATAAAAGgttaagaaattaaattaattctACTTACATCTTGTAGAGGGTTCGGTAAAGGGAAGCTGGATTCTCTCAGTGAAGCCTGACATGAATGAGAGACGAGTTATAGGCGGATTCATTCATGGATTATGTAGAAGAGGtaaaatgttttgagtttttttttttttttttgtgttaccAGAAGAAGGCGGTGCGGCAGAAGAAGACTTTCTTCTACCGAAGACTTTGACTTGTTGTCCAGAAACGAATCTGTCAACCGAGAAGCCTTTAACAGGGCCATCTTCAAAGGCTTCCATGGTGCAAGGGACCATGGCATCGTCAAAGAAAGTGAGCTCATCGGCACTCAAAAAGCTTGAGCCTTGGAGCTTTACTCTTCCTCTACGGTGCTCACCTTCTTCAGCCCACAAGCTCACTGATTCGTCCCATGTCATTCGTATCTTCCCAATCCGACGAAGCTCTTTTGAAGATGAAGACAATGAACCGCCTATAATGTCTAGAGGAGACTCAAACCCTAGTAAGCTCCCTCTGCCACCATGGAATAAAGCTTCACTTCCGCTCACTATAACCAGTTGTTTTGCCCGAGCTACATAAGATAGTATAAATCTTCGTTCCTGAAATTTTCATTCCCAAATGCAAActagaatagaggaagaagaaataaaacctACCTGAAAGAGGGAAGTCATCTTCTTTGAATGGCGCGGGTGGAGGCAGATCTCTTGCTGTCCGACTGTCATCAACAGCGACAATTCCGGAACTTCCTCTACTCTGTTGAGATGTTCTCATTTTTGACCCCATGAACTGCGAAAGCTCTTCaaaaacttcttcatcaaacgaAGCCGGCAATCTATGGAGCTTCCTCTCATAAGGAGAAAGCCTAAAGTAACTCTTTCCGACCTGCTCTCTCTCACCCCCTCTCTCCCACTCGTAGACCTTCCTGAATTCTCCCAACATATTATCCCACTTAGTCCCGGCAGTTTTAGCATCCCTATTCACCCCATGTCTTTGCAAGAAATTGGCAACGTCTCTATCTTTATCGGCTCTAGTTTTACCTCTAGTCTGCCCGCTCTCTAATTGATCTGCTCTTGAAGATGAACCCGACCCACCTGACCCGTCCGACCCGCCTTGGTGTTGAATCCTCCAAGCTCTAGCCAACCACAGCATCTCGTTTGGCTTCCAGACCGGGCTCACATATTTCCCTTTTCTGATTTGATGGTGAGCTTGCTCTCCCTCCGGCTTGTTTGTGTCCTGCCCGGATGCGGCGGAAAGAGAAGGCAGAGGCGAGTGAGATGGAGAAGAGGCTGTATCCGAGGAAGAAGCGGCGCCTGCGGTGTGGGATTGTTGGGTTTGTGGGTTGGTCGGGCTTGATTCGGTCAACTGGGTCtgtttttgttgctttgttgTTGGAGATGGTAAAAGCTTCCACTGCCCAGTATATCTAGGTCTCTTGGGATTTACAGCCTCGAATTTTGGCTCAAATGGAGATGAAGTTGCGGCGCTCGGAACATAAAGAGGGGTAGAGATGAATGGAGCGACGATCGGCGGAGACTGTTGGTGATGGTGTTGTTGTCTTGTTGATTC
Protein-coding regions in this window:
- the LOC133860393 gene encoding uncharacterized protein LOC133860393 yields the protein MGDKGDTAKKQPPPQQQISSSPKDPLEESTESTRQQHHHQQSPPIVAPFISTPLYVPSAATSSPFEPKFEAVNPKRPRYTGQWKLLPSPTTKQQKQTQLTESSPTNPQTQQSHTAGAASSSDTASSPSHSPLPSLSAASGQDTNKPEGEQAHHQIRKGKYVSPVWKPNEMLWLARAWRIQHQGGSDGSGGSGSSSRADQLESGQTRGKTRADKDRDVANFLQRHGVNRDAKTAGTKWDNMLGEFRKVYEWERGGEREQVGKSYFRLSPYERKLHRLPASFDEEVFEELSQFMGSKMRTSQQSRGSSGIVAVDDSRTARDLPPPAPFKEDDFPLSGRFILSYVARAKQLVIVSGSEALFHGGRGSLLGFESPLDIIGGSLSSSSKELRRIGKIRMTWDESVSLWAEEGEHRRGRVKLQGSSFLSADELTFFDDAMVPCTMEAFEDGPVKGFSVDRFVSGQQVKVFGRRKSSSAAPPSSGFTERIQLPFTEPSTRSIPPWEFQDPTEYYVGCLRVPPQTVPSLFELSWYLQEPPPEELRFPLRRDVYRDLPQEKELFFTTSTEFLDCRAITYDILSPIIRANPSISGATATSRDSFIGLWDDCINRIVSKFCSVELVFIRKPSSASAEMLQDQWPNVTGFVRNFCLWRGEEVDQSREGALDPSSSIAEKLLWTYADLPYILGYYAVGSSVTFCALSRAQDRIIRTDLYSLDLSSPVERLKALVPCYRIAGLLPLLADRCFNNIKNGGNFKLFAYSDFERVDMGNGNVMEMTPNTVTRIFSSKRKWVAVKEIYDYLDHRIPHAEFIFRSSERDLALVFKPRGCKIKPTNCEQLVEALKYVTKALVALHDLSFMHRGLGWEKVMRRSDRENEWFVCGFEDAVGAPQIYPHGVEGEVARGGQAPEMGRGLHGVKVDVWGVGYLVKTSGLAGVPKMLRELQNRCLDQNPEQRPTVADCYHHLLQLQSSLSAGGY